In one Dermatophagoides farinae isolate YC_2012a chromosome 4, ASM2471394v1, whole genome shotgun sequence genomic region, the following are encoded:
- the LOC124491246 gene encoding uncharacterized protein LOC124491246, with the protein MATNSLRSYLGRLPSSSLYSSSTVKSRVESAAAAGKTLHHRSNYSKMANNNLSPLMNYLDYYNQNNSNIFQSENLDRFNTTVAASSSLDYCSSPLMMNNNNGHNHNSKNPLPSPVGTSFEMIWNDVYGIQQQQKSAPNPFINRQFSNYGERKLVGRNVNYYQIFGWISSGIEGSSMMLMVKNDTSQLQNQQYRSNSGSILSKNGHRNGRMECSFCKNLPPERAIDYRDHWLKDNQKRVTCPILRAYNCPDCNNGGGDNAHTRIYCPLNRTKLPHGFHHRSIQMQQNRFYHDFGLNNENNYAAFVRKSPNSNVSTIWSTMSEESNSNWIDSDGNGGGDLGW; encoded by the exons ATGGCTACAAATAGTCTTCGATCATATCTTGGTcgtttaccatcatcatcattgtattcatcatcgaCTGTAAAATCAAGAGTAgaatcagcagcagcagcaggaAAAACATTGCATCATCGTTcgaattattcaaaaatggcaaataataatttatcaccattgatgaattatttggATTACTATAATCAgaataattcaaatatatttcaATCTGAAAATCTAGATCGATTCAATACTACAGTagcagcatcatcatcattagattattgttcatcaccattgatgatgaataataataatggtcataatcataattcaaaaaatccaTTACCATCACCAGTGGGtacatcatttgaaatgatatGGAATGATGTTTATggtattcaacaacaacaaaaatcggCTCCAAATCCATTCATTAACCGACAATTTAGTAATTATGGTGAACGAAAATTAGTTGGACGTAAtgttaattattatcaaatttttggcTGGATTTCATCGGGAAT TGAAGgatcatcgatgatgttgatggtaaaGAATGATACATCACAATTACAAAATCAGCAATATCGCAGCAATAGTGGCAGTATCTTAAGCAAAAATGGTCATCGAAATGGTCGCATGGAATGTTCATTCTGTAAGAATCTACCACCTGAACGTGCTATTGATTATCGTGATCATTGGCTTAAAGATAATCAAAAACGTGTTACCTGTCCAATATTGCGGGCATATAATTGTCCAGATTGTAATAATGGTGGCGGGGATAACGCTCATACTAGAATTTATTGTCCATTGAATCGTACAAAGCTACCACAtggttttcatcatcgttccATTCAAATGCAACAAAATCGCTTTTATCATGATTTTGGccttaataatgaaaataattatgcAGCATTTGTACGAAAATCACCAAATAGTAATGTATCAACAATTTGGTCAACAATGTCGGAAGAATCTAATTCAAATTGGATTGATAGTGATggcaatggtggtggtgatctTGGATGGTAA
- the LOC124489874 gene encoding uncharacterized protein LOC124489874 isoform X1, with amino-acid sequence MVNRSGKRKASSAIDTNPPAIDDNSEAIIQSTGHVMAGKKSTPIVVDNGDDERRHQAKSAKRSTRRTNQATSTMMMNTTNNNNNDPVESQIDNKSNKRTTRGNRKQTESTNTTTSSNSVDIVSTSTIVDEKKSMKKSAKNVKFEIDNASTAAATSAVDINVEEDKTKPALRRSSRTTTRASTAASSSSSSSAAVSKRKTTTKSSTAIKKPTSSSRSRSKKQDNVESTHPSIEHSHEEQNDTDVEIAEETTSVVVKPKQKKSIKAETKSAVSKKSTAKDSSAQNVEQSKSKSISQQQTEKATKNKPKPTASSQKRSTRAVRSKSEAVEKVVDNESKIAVEERPRSTRKTAAATLTESVAKSTTTRNTRKQRNKTEIVDEVRTEHENAPSEPVSASSKSKKSITKLAKSMDQAAIEIPEPIILFPTPQPKPVVTEKSAGTAKGKSTRSRRAADTVVVDDDVIKTEPEVSVVANEDEPDNKQQPLEPKQEVEIEKDGHDQSESEQQKPTNDLKITEVVDKANEIVEVIESETSISQSSSSTTTEAAKEDGRSGTDDNDNDIKTCPESVESEMKKKSHDIPKKQVSFEIVDMDDNEEITSDTPVVNIDDEKMIVDYDSHSMPSSVESKNKQQDSDLDSTIIVIEEVQSDDSLQHQSTISESITKQETEIKPPSSTSSVVKETEPEMEIKESKSSTVITNDVQTKIDVDIKPSISVVDDDAPAVKKVADVINSNGQSSITTEHDDDRGLKRKVDDTFNISEEKIAMKKAKFELQNFGNLFTMGDQISKELGPREIHFRGRKTLRSQPAKVRTGSFKIKQVAMGALHTLALTVDGQVLSFGCNDDYVLGRIITREEYLNDKITTNGGDNDDMDELDVDDDEFEEKLSGRPLPVKELQSKKVVKVSAGDMHSAALCDDGKVYVWGNFKNDSDKVGLFVDCEKSPNCSDYLPVILPKPIELDVKIVDIASGCHHILLLTDEGRVLTFGEGSKGQLGRIGSTELNSINTNRDQFLRPVMVSIPEQARIDHVFASQWNSFALSSDGNLYGWGLNNYFQLGLKNNFISQANSLNSDSLFTLIPTRIPLSFHCKQISNGQQHSLALDRDGNVYACGSALYGKLGLGEDFIQQCNSNDKSISDFKQIPSSIFNGERVIKIDCGDFCSMAITEMGRLYCWGQGGLQIGTDADVDLFEPKQITKGPYAECTRFISISTGAQMAAMIGTIIIDDIVNEDDDSLMESK; translated from the exons ATGGTCAATCGTAGCGGAAAACGTAAAGCATCGTCGGCTATCGACACCAATCCTCCggccattgatgataattccgAAGCAATAATACAATCTACTGGCCATGTGATGgcgggaaaaaaatctacaccgattgttgttgataatggtgatgatgaacgtcGTCATCAAGCAAAATCGGCTAAACGTTCGACACGTCGGACTAATCAAGCgacatcaacaatgatgatgaacaccaccaacaataacaataatgatccaGTTGAATcacaaattgataataaatcaaataaacgAACAACACGTGGTAATCGAAAACAAACGGAATCGACCAACACCACTACTAGTAGTAATTCTGTTGATATCGTATCCACTTCTACAATtgtagatgaaaaaaaatcaatgaaaaaatcagcgaaaaatgttaaatttgaaatcgaCAACGCttctactgctgctgctacatCTGCTGTTGATATTAATGTCGAAgaagacaaaacaaaacctgCATTACGACGAAGTtcacgaacaacaacaagagcTTCAACAGCAGCATCTTCATCCTCATCGTCTTCAGCGGCGGtatccaaaagaaaaacaacaacaaaatcctctacagcaataaaaaaaccgacatcatcatctcgaAGTCGTTCTAAAAAACAAGATAATGTTGAATCGACCCATCCATCAATCGAACATTCTCATGAAGAACAAAATGATACTGATGTAGAAATTGCCGAAGAAACAACATCAGTAGTGGTTAaaccgaaacaaaaaaaatcaataaaagcTGAAACAAAATCTGctgtatcaaaaaaatcgacgGCAAAAGATTCATCAGCTCAAAATGTGGAGCAATCAAAGTCAAAATCGatatcacaacaacaaacggaAAAGGCCACCAAAAATAAACCCAAACCAACTGCTAGTAGTCAAAAACGTTCAACACGTGCCGTAAGATCTAAATCTGAAGCTGTTGAAAaggttgttgataatgaatccAAAATAGCTGTGGAAGAGCGACCTAGATCGACAAGAAAAACGGCTGCTGCAACATTAACTGAATCGGTGGCTAAATCTACAACTACACGTAATACACGAAAACAGCGAAACAAAACCGAAATAGTCGATGAAGTCAGAACAGAGCATGAAAATGCTCCATCAGAACCAGTTTCAGCGTCAtcaaaaagtaaaaaatcgataacaaAATTGGCTAAATCAATGGATCAGGCTGCAATCGAAATACCGGAACCAATAATTTTGTTCCCAACACCGCAACCCAAACCAGTCGTAACTGAGAAATCCGCCGGAACAGCTAAAGGAAAATCTACACGTTCCAGACGAGCAGCTGAcactgttgttgtggatgatgatgtaataaaAACTGAACCAGAAGTTTCGGTAGTAGCAAATGAAGATGAACctgataataaacaacaaccattggAACCAAAACAAGAAGTAGAAATCGAGAAAGATGGCCATGATCAATCTGAATccgaacaacaaaaaccaactaatgatttgaaaattacaGAAGTTGTTGATAAAGCAAATGAAATCGTCGAAGTAATCGAATCGGAAACATCCatttcacaatcatcatcatcaacaacaacagaagcAGCAAAAGAAGATGGAAGGAGTGGaacagatgataatgataatgatattaaaACATGTCCAGAATCAGTGGAATcagaaatgaagaaaaaatcacatgatataccaaaaaaacaagtatCATTCGAAATAGTCgatatggatgataatgaagagaTAACATCCGATACACCGGTAgtaaatattgatgatgaaaaaatgatcgtGGACTATGATTCACATTCGATGCCATCATCAgtcgaatcaaaaaataaacaacaagatTCAGATTTGGATTCAACAATTATTGTCATCGAAGAGGTTCAATCTGATGATAGTTTACAACATCAATCCACGATTTCAGAATCTATCACAAAACAAGAAACCGAAATAAAACCACCATCATCTACATCATCAGTAGTCAAAGAAACTGAACCAGAAATGGAGATTAAAGAATCCAAATCATCCACCGTCATTACGAATGATGTTCAAACGAAAATCGATGTCGATATAAAACCATCAATTTCggttgtggatgatgatgcacCTGCTGTTAAAAAAGTAGCTGAtgtaatcaattcaaatggtCAATCCTCAATCACCActgaacatgatgatgatcgcgGTTTAAAACGTAAAGTTGATGATACTTTTAACATTtcggaagaaaaaattgcaatgaaaaaagcaaaatttgaattgcaAAACTTTGGTAATCTATTCACCATGGGTGATCAAATATCCAAAGAATTAGGGCCACGTGAAATACATTTTCGTGGTCGTAAAACATTACGATCACAGCCGGCAAAAGTTCGTACCGGttcatttaaaatcaaacagGTGGCAATGGGTGCCCTACATACGTTAGCATTGACCGTGGATGGCCAAGTTTTATCATTTggttgtaatgatgattatgtgcTTGGTCGAATAATTACTCGTGAAGAATATCTGAATGATAAGATCACCACCaatggtggtgataatgatgatatggatgaattagatgtggatgatgatgaatttgaggAAAAACTTTCCGGCCGTCCATTACCGGTAAAAGaattacaatcaaaaaaagtgGTAAAAGTATCGGCTGGTGATATGCATTCGGCAGCATtatgtgatgatggtaaagTGTATGTTTGGGGAAATTTTAA AAATGATTCCGATAAAGTTGGCCTATTTGTTGATTGTGAAAAATCACCAAATTGTTCAGATTATTTACCTGTTATATTACCGAAACCAATCGAACTTGATgtgaaaattgttgatattgCATCCGGATGTCATCATATCCTACTGTTAACGGATGAAGGACGTGTATTAACATTTGGTGAAGGTTCGAAAGGACAATTAGGACGTATTGGATCGACCGAGcttaattcaatcaatacaaaTCGTGACCAATTTTTACGGCCCGTAATGGTATCGATACCTGAACAGGCACGAATTGATCATGTTTTTGCATCACAATGGAATTCATTTGCCTTATCCTCAGATGGCAATCTTTATGGTTGGGGCcttaataattattttcaacttggattgaaaaataatttcatatcACAAGCGAATAGTTTGAATTCCGATTCATTATTCACATTGATACCGACACGTATACCGTTATCTTTTCATTGTAAACAAATATCTAATGGCCAACAACATTCATTAGCATTGGATCGTGATGGTAATGTTTATGCTTGTGGTTCGGCATTATATGGCAAATTAGGTCTTGGCGAagattttattcaacaatgtAATAGTAATGATAAAAGTATTAGTGATTTTAAACAAATTCCATCCTCCATATTCAATGGTGAACGTgttatcaaaattgattgtggTGATTTTTGTTCGATGGCCATTACAGAAATGGGTAGATTATATTGTTGGGGACAAGGTGGCTTACAGATTGGTACCGATGCTGATGTTGATCTATTTGAACCGAAACAGATAACGAAAGGTCCGTATGCTGAATGTACACGTTTCATATCGATTTCCACTGGTGCACAAATGGCTGCAATGATTGGtacaattatcattgatgatattgttaatgaagatgatgattcactaatggaatcaaaataa
- the LOC124489875 gene encoding uncharacterized protein LOC124489875 has translation MKNRNENFLPLRQIECSKSIMMDVSDHHHHLHINQHNPDQHQQYSGFIFEDLDAAFLSVPNNNDEDDDDDGCCGTGGGEDKVTLIKDDDDGQTYSIMNGGDLPSSSSSATISVKKDYKWSPNETIYMITSWEKYSKNASGKTSTYNKWIYMNIQQDLQSSGYDRNLEQIRRKISQLKSRYFKEIRQSPNNVENSTTNWEYFKQLDRILHHQYHGDNKNINDQQSSSSSSYLMNNSENYPIESPKPPTESNKRIRTINYDDNNHNDDESNDDSSSVSVGQNSITAGDSTTTTTTANSFEDRIMKMMKTQYRNQQQQWKRISQQIEQNRQSIDLLQQTINRLQEQLQNQQNGQWYNNGMSMQKNWNYDYNNQYF, from the coding sequence atgaaaaatagaaacgaaaattttctcCCACTTCGTCAGATTGAATGctcaaaatcaattatgaTGGATGTAtctgatcatcaccatcatttgcatatcaatcaacataatcctgatcaacatcaacaatattcaggatttatttttgaagATTTGGATGCAGCATTTCTTTCGgtaccaaataataatgatgaagacgacgatgatgatggatgttGTGGTACAGGTGGTGGTGAAGATAAAGTTACATTGatcaaagatgatgatgatggacaaacATACAGTATTATGAATGGTGGTGAtctcccatcatcatcatcatcagcaacaatatCCGTGAAAAAAGATTATAAATGGAGCCCGAATGaaactatatatatgattacATCATGGGAGAAATATTCGAAAAATGCGTCCggaaaaacatcaacatataATAAATGGATTTATATGAATATACAACAAGATCTACAATCATCGGGTTATGATCGTAATCTTGAACAGATACGACGTAAAATTTCACAGCTAAAAAGTCGTTATTTCAAAGAAATTCGTCAATCACCGAATAACGTTGAAAATTCCACGACAAATTGGGAATATTTTAAACAATTGGATCGTAttctccatcatcaatatcatggtgacaacaaaaacattaatgatcaacaatcatcgtcatcatcatcatatctaaTGAATAATAGTGAAAATTATCCGATAGAATCACCAAAACCACCAACAGAATCGAATAAACGTATACGAACgataaattatgatgataataatcataatgatgatgaatcaaatgatgatagtagTAGTGTTAGTGTTGGACAAAATAGTATAACGGCCGgtgattcaacaacaacaacaacaacagccaattCATTCGAAGATcgtataatgaaaatgatgaaaacacaGTAtagaaatcaacaacaacaatggaaacGAATTTCACAACAGATTGAACAAAATcgacaatcgattgatttattacaacaaacaataaatcGTTTACAGGAACAATTACAGAATCAACAGAATGGCCAGTGGTATAATAATGGAATGAGTATGcagaaaaattggaattatgattataataatcaatatttttga
- the LOC124489874 gene encoding uncharacterized protein LOC124489874 isoform X2, whose product MVNRSGKRKASSAIDTNPPAIDDNSEAIIQSTGHVMAGKKSTPIVVDNGDDERRHQAKSAKRSTRRTNQATSTMMMNTTNNNNNDPVESQIDNKSNKRTTRGNRKQTESTNTTTSSNSVDIVSTSTIVDEKKSMKKSAKNVKFEIDNASTAAATSAVDINVEEDKTKPALRRSSRTTTRASTAASSSSSSSAAVSKRKTTTKSSTAIKKPTSSSRSRSKKQDNVESTHPSIEHSHEEQNDTDVEIAEETTSVVVKPKQKKSIKAETKSAVSKKSTAKDSSAQNVEQSKSKSISQQQTEKATKNKPKPTASSQKRSTRAVRSKSEAVEKVVDNESKIAVEERPRSTRKTAAATLTESVAKSTTTRNTRKQRNKTEIVDEVRTEHENAPSEPVSASSKSKKSITKLAKSMDQAAIEIPEPIILFPTPQPKPVVTEKSAGTAKGKSTRSRRAADTVVVDDDVIKTEPEVSVVANEDEPDNKQQPLEPKQEVEIEKDGHDQSESEQQKPTNDLKITEVVDKANEIVEVIESETSISQSSSSTTTEAAKEDGRKMKKKSHDIPKKQVSFEIVDMDDNEEITSDTPVVNIDDEKMIVDYDSHSMPSSVESKNKQQDSDLDSTIIVIEEVQSDDSLQHQSTISESIDAPAVKKVADVINSNGQSSITTEHDDDRGLKRKVDDTFNISEEKIAMKKAKFELQNFGNLFTMGDQISKELGPREIHFRGRKTLRSQPAKVRTGSFKIKQVAMGALHTLALTVDGQVLSFGCNDDYVLGRIITREEYLNDKITTNGGDNDDMDELDVDDDEFEEKLSGRPLPVKELQSKKVVKVSAGDMHSAALCDDGKVYVWGNFKNDSDKVGLFVDCEKSPNCSDYLPVILPKPIELDVKIVDIASGCHHILLLTDEGRVLTFGEGSKGQLGRIGSTELNSINTNRDQFLRPVMVSIPEQARIDHVFASQWNSFALSSDGNLYGWGLNNYFQLGLKNNFISQANSLNSDSLFTLIPTRIPLSFHCKQISNGQQHSLALDRDGNVYACGSALYGKLGLGEDFIQQCNSNDKSISDFKQIPSSIFNGERVIKIDCGDFCSMAITEMGRLYCWGQGGLQIGTDADVDLFEPKQITKGPYAECTRFISISTGAQMAAMIGTIIIDDIVNEDDDSLMESK is encoded by the exons ATGGTCAATCGTAGCGGAAAACGTAAAGCATCGTCGGCTATCGACACCAATCCTCCggccattgatgataattccgAAGCAATAATACAATCTACTGGCCATGTGATGgcgggaaaaaaatctacaccgattgttgttgataatggtgatgatgaacgtcGTCATCAAGCAAAATCGGCTAAACGTTCGACACGTCGGACTAATCAAGCgacatcaacaatgatgatgaacaccaccaacaataacaataatgatccaGTTGAATcacaaattgataataaatcaaataaacgAACAACACGTGGTAATCGAAAACAAACGGAATCGACCAACACCACTACTAGTAGTAATTCTGTTGATATCGTATCCACTTCTACAATtgtagatgaaaaaaaatcaatgaaaaaatcagcgaaaaatgttaaatttgaaatcgaCAACGCttctactgctgctgctacatCTGCTGTTGATATTAATGTCGAAgaagacaaaacaaaacctgCATTACGACGAAGTtcacgaacaacaacaagagcTTCAACAGCAGCATCTTCATCCTCATCGTCTTCAGCGGCGGtatccaaaagaaaaacaacaacaaaatcctctacagcaataaaaaaaccgacatcatcatctcgaAGTCGTTCTAAAAAACAAGATAATGTTGAATCGACCCATCCATCAATCGAACATTCTCATGAAGAACAAAATGATACTGATGTAGAAATTGCCGAAGAAACAACATCAGTAGTGGTTAaaccgaaacaaaaaaaatcaataaaagcTGAAACAAAATCTGctgtatcaaaaaaatcgacgGCAAAAGATTCATCAGCTCAAAATGTGGAGCAATCAAAGTCAAAATCGatatcacaacaacaaacggaAAAGGCCACCAAAAATAAACCCAAACCAACTGCTAGTAGTCAAAAACGTTCAACACGTGCCGTAAGATCTAAATCTGAAGCTGTTGAAAaggttgttgataatgaatccAAAATAGCTGTGGAAGAGCGACCTAGATCGACAAGAAAAACGGCTGCTGCAACATTAACTGAATCGGTGGCTAAATCTACAACTACACGTAATACACGAAAACAGCGAAACAAAACCGAAATAGTCGATGAAGTCAGAACAGAGCATGAAAATGCTCCATCAGAACCAGTTTCAGCGTCAtcaaaaagtaaaaaatcgataacaaAATTGGCTAAATCAATGGATCAGGCTGCAATCGAAATACCGGAACCAATAATTTTGTTCCCAACACCGCAACCCAAACCAGTCGTAACTGAGAAATCCGCCGGAACAGCTAAAGGAAAATCTACACGTTCCAGACGAGCAGCTGAcactgttgttgtggatgatgatgtaataaaAACTGAACCAGAAGTTTCGGTAGTAGCAAATGAAGATGAACctgataataaacaacaaccattggAACCAAAACAAGAAGTAGAAATCGAGAAAGATGGCCATGATCAATCTGAATccgaacaacaaaaaccaactaatgatttgaaaattacaGAAGTTGTTGATAAAGCAAATGAAATCGTCGAAGTAATCGAATCGGAAACATCCatttcacaatcatcatcatcaacaacaacagaagcAGCAAAAGAAGATGGAAGGA aaatgaagaaaaaatcacatgatataccaaaaaaacaagtatCATTCGAAATAGTCgatatggatgataatgaagagaTAACATCCGATACACCGGTAgtaaatattgatgatgaaaaaatgatcgtGGACTATGATTCACATTCGATGCCATCATCAgtcgaatcaaaaaataaacaacaagatTCAGATTTGGATTCAACAATTATTGTCATCGAAGAGGTTCAATCTGATGATAGTTTACAACATCAATCCACGATTTCAGAATCTAT tgatgcacCTGCTGTTAAAAAAGTAGCTGAtgtaatcaattcaaatggtCAATCCTCAATCACCActgaacatgatgatgatcgcgGTTTAAAACGTAAAGTTGATGATACTTTTAACATTtcggaagaaaaaattgcaatgaaaaaagcaaaatttgaattgcaAAACTTTGGTAATCTATTCACCATGGGTGATCAAATATCCAAAGAATTAGGGCCACGTGAAATACATTTTCGTGGTCGTAAAACATTACGATCACAGCCGGCAAAAGTTCGTACCGGttcatttaaaatcaaacagGTGGCAATGGGTGCCCTACATACGTTAGCATTGACCGTGGATGGCCAAGTTTTATCATTTggttgtaatgatgattatgtgcTTGGTCGAATAATTACTCGTGAAGAATATCTGAATGATAAGATCACCACCaatggtggtgataatgatgatatggatgaattagatgtggatgatgatgaatttgaggAAAAACTTTCCGGCCGTCCATTACCGGTAAAAGaattacaatcaaaaaaagtgGTAAAAGTATCGGCTGGTGATATGCATTCGGCAGCATtatgtgatgatggtaaagTGTATGTTTGGGGAAATTTTAA AAATGATTCCGATAAAGTTGGCCTATTTGTTGATTGTGAAAAATCACCAAATTGTTCAGATTATTTACCTGTTATATTACCGAAACCAATCGAACTTGATgtgaaaattgttgatattgCATCCGGATGTCATCATATCCTACTGTTAACGGATGAAGGACGTGTATTAACATTTGGTGAAGGTTCGAAAGGACAATTAGGACGTATTGGATCGACCGAGcttaattcaatcaatacaaaTCGTGACCAATTTTTACGGCCCGTAATGGTATCGATACCTGAACAGGCACGAATTGATCATGTTTTTGCATCACAATGGAATTCATTTGCCTTATCCTCAGATGGCAATCTTTATGGTTGGGGCcttaataattattttcaacttggattgaaaaataatttcatatcACAAGCGAATAGTTTGAATTCCGATTCATTATTCACATTGATACCGACACGTATACCGTTATCTTTTCATTGTAAACAAATATCTAATGGCCAACAACATTCATTAGCATTGGATCGTGATGGTAATGTTTATGCTTGTGGTTCGGCATTATATGGCAAATTAGGTCTTGGCGAagattttattcaacaatgtAATAGTAATGATAAAAGTATTAGTGATTTTAAACAAATTCCATCCTCCATATTCAATGGTGAACGTgttatcaaaattgattgtggTGATTTTTGTTCGATGGCCATTACAGAAATGGGTAGATTATATTGTTGGGGACAAGGTGGCTTACAGATTGGTACCGATGCTGATGTTGATCTATTTGAACCGAAACAGATAACGAAAGGTCCGTATGCTGAATGTACACGTTTCATATCGATTTCCACTGGTGCACAAATGGCTGCAATGATTGGtacaattatcattgatgatattgttaatgaagatgatgattcactaatggaatcaaaataa